The proteins below come from a single Chryseobacterium capnotolerans genomic window:
- a CDS encoding four helix bundle protein has product MRQNDLLTRTFIFGVNCLKFLRTLPNDPESKLIRFQLGKSATSIGANYEESQAGSSKADFKNKVKIALREARESNFWLRVLEKLDCYDSEEFKDLLNESNELKNILAAIVNNTKL; this is encoded by the coding sequence ATGAGACAAAATGATTTACTTACAAGGACTTTTATATTTGGAGTTAATTGTCTTAAGTTTTTAAGAACACTTCCAAATGATCCTGAAAGTAAATTAATAAGGTTTCAACTTGGGAAATCAGCAACTTCGATAGGGGCTAATTATGAAGAATCACAAGCAGGATCTTCTAAAGCAGATTTTAAAAATAAAGTAAAAATTGCTTTAAGAGAAGCCAGAGAAAGTAATTTTTGGCTTCGGGTTTTAGAAAAATTAGACTGTTATGATTCTGAAGAATTTAAAGACTTATTGAATGAAAGTAACGAATTGAAAAACATTTTGGCTGCAATAGTTAATAATACTAAACTTTAA
- the queA gene encoding tRNA preQ1(34) S-adenosylmethionine ribosyltransferase-isomerase QueA — translation MKTSDFNFDLPAELLAEHPSEHRDEARLMVLDRKTQTIEHKLFKDVVDYFDEDDLFIFNNTKVFPARLYGNKEKTGAKIEVFLLRELDKETRVWDVLVDPARKIRIGNKLFFTEDESLVAEVIDNTTSRGRTLRFLFDGSYDEFRSKLKELGETPLPKYIKRAVEPEDAERYQTIYAKVEGAVAAPTAGLHFSKHLMKRLEIKGINFAEVTLHVGLGTFNPIEVEDLSKHKMESEEIIIDEKNALIINKAVESHRRVCAVGTTTMRALETSVSSNKKISAFNGWTNKFIYPPHDFGVANSMITNFHTPKSTLIMMIAAFAGRDFIMHAYEEAVKEKYKFYSYGDAMLIL, via the coding sequence ATGAAAACATCAGATTTTAATTTTGATCTTCCTGCGGAATTATTGGCAGAACACCCATCAGAGCACAGAGACGAAGCTAGATTAATGGTTCTTGATAGAAAGACACAAACTATCGAGCACAAATTATTCAAAGATGTAGTGGATTATTTTGATGAAGACGATTTGTTCATCTTCAACAATACTAAAGTTTTCCCTGCACGTCTTTATGGAAACAAAGAAAAAACAGGTGCTAAAATTGAAGTTTTCCTTTTAAGAGAATTGGATAAGGAAACAAGAGTTTGGGATGTTTTGGTAGATCCTGCGAGAAAAATCAGAATTGGTAACAAATTATTCTTCACAGAAGATGAGTCTTTGGTAGCTGAGGTTATTGATAACACTACTTCAAGAGGAAGAACATTAAGATTCTTATTCGACGGTTCTTACGACGAGTTCAGATCAAAACTAAAGGAACTAGGAGAAACTCCACTTCCAAAATATATCAAAAGAGCAGTAGAGCCGGAAGATGCAGAAAGATACCAGACGATCTATGCTAAAGTTGAAGGTGCGGTAGCTGCCCCTACAGCAGGTCTTCACTTCTCTAAGCATTTGATGAAGAGATTAGAGATCAAAGGAATCAATTTTGCTGAAGTTACCCTTCACGTAGGATTAGGAACTTTCAATCCAATCGAGGTAGAAGATCTTTCTAAGCACAAAATGGAATCTGAAGAGATCATCATTGATGAGAAAAATGCTTTGATCATTAATAAAGCAGTAGAATCTCACAGAAGAGTTTGTGCAGTAGGAACAACTACGATGAGAGCGTTGGAAACTTCTGTTTCTTCAAACAAAAAAATCTCTGCTTTCAACGGTTGGACAAATAAATTCATTTATCCGCCTCACGATTTCGGAGTTGCTAACTCAATGATCACGAACTTCCACACACCGAAATCTACATTGATTATGATGATTGCTGCATTTGCTGGAAGAGATTTCATCATGCATGCTTATGAAGAAGCCGTAAAAGAGAAGTATAAGTTCTATTCTTACGGTGATGCAATGCTAATCCTTTAA